In one window of Vulpes vulpes isolate BD-2025 chromosome 1, VulVul3, whole genome shotgun sequence DNA:
- the RPL18 gene encoding large ribosomal subunit protein eL18: protein MGVDIRHNKDRKVRRKEPKSQDIYLRLLVKLYRFLARRTNSTFNQVVLKRLFMSRTNRPPLSLSRMIRKMKLPGRENKTAVVVGTITDDVRVQEVPKLKVCALRVSSRARSRILKAGGKILTFDQLALDSPKGCGTVLLSGPRKGREVYRHFGKAPGTPHSHTKPYVRSKGRKFERARGRRASRGYKN, encoded by the exons ATG GGAGTCGACATCCGCCACAACAAGGACCGAAAGGTTCGGCGCAAGGAGCCCAAGAGCCAGGACATCTACCTGAGACTCTTGGTCAAG CTGTACAGGTTTCTGGCCAGACGAACCAACTCTACCTTTAACCAGGTTGTGTTGAAGAGGTTGTTCATGAGTCGCACCAACCGgccacctctgtccctttcccggATG ATCCGAAAGATGAAACTGCCTGGCCGGGAAAACAAAACAGCTGTGGTTGTAGGAACCATAACGGATGATGTGCGTGTCCAGGAGGTGCCCAAGCTGAAG GTGTGTGCACTGCGCGTGAGTAGCCGTGCCCGGAGCCGCATCCTCAAAGCTGGAGGCAAGATCCTCACCTTCGATCAGTTGGCCCTGGACTCCCCTAAGGGTTGTGGCACCGTCTTACTCTCTG GTCCACGCAAGGGCCGAGAGGTGTACAGACACTTTGGCAAGGCCCCAGGAACCCCACACAGCCACACCAA ACCCTACGTGAGATCCAAGGGCCGGAAGTTCGAGCGTGCCAGAGGCCGCAGGGCCAGCCGAGGCTACAAAAACTAA